Proteins encoded by one window of Brevibacterium atlanticum:
- the efeO gene encoding iron uptake system protein EfeO — protein MKRHSALIALPTATLLALSLAACTDNPQNKKSDDADGNGDITVTITDDSCEVSPAEFPSGKVSFTVTNNGTKPNEFEILAENKLQIESERENIGPGTTATLTTALDEGTYYTACKPNMVGDFVGLAELAVTKGEKVEVSKDVQAEEDKAITNYTGYVKDQVGQLVDATQEFTDAYTSGDTEKAKALFPLARQHYERIEPTAESFGIKEAGDLDGALDARVQDLSADADKKPNDPEVLADWTGWHRIEADLFADQSEGFAFDSDADRKKVTDQLNKDTKKLYDLVYGKVDGANGKFELKLSDVATGASDLMEEVALSKIGGEEETFSHTDLYDFKANVEGAEVAYGNVEKLVEDQDPDLAKRITHNFDKVNTLLKKQQDGKDDDGNVLYQDYAKVATVQKDAGEAPKDTDYTKTQQEFSDAVNALSEPLSKVAGTVLH, from the coding sequence ATGAAACGACACAGCGCTCTCATCGCTCTGCCGACCGCCACGCTGCTGGCACTGTCGCTGGCGGCGTGCACCGACAACCCGCAGAACAAGAAGTCCGACGATGCCGACGGCAACGGCGACATCACCGTGACGATCACCGACGATTCCTGCGAAGTCTCACCGGCCGAATTCCCCTCGGGCAAGGTCTCCTTCACCGTGACGAACAACGGCACCAAGCCCAACGAGTTCGAGATCCTCGCCGAGAACAAGCTCCAGATCGAATCCGAACGCGAGAACATCGGCCCCGGCACGACCGCCACCCTGACCACCGCCCTCGACGAGGGCACGTACTACACCGCCTGCAAGCCGAACATGGTCGGCGACTTCGTCGGACTCGCCGAACTGGCCGTGACGAAGGGTGAGAAAGTCGAGGTCTCGAAGGACGTGCAGGCCGAAGAGGACAAGGCGATTACGAACTACACCGGCTACGTCAAGGACCAGGTCGGCCAGCTCGTCGACGCCACGCAGGAGTTCACCGACGCCTACACCTCCGGCGACACCGAGAAGGCCAAGGCCCTGTTCCCGCTGGCCCGCCAGCACTACGAACGCATCGAGCCGACCGCGGAATCCTTCGGCATCAAGGAAGCCGGCGATCTCGACGGGGCGCTCGACGCCCGCGTCCAGGACCTCTCGGCCGACGCCGACAAGAAGCCCAATGACCCTGAGGTGCTCGCCGACTGGACCGGCTGGCACCGCATCGAGGCCGACCTGTTCGCAGATCAGTCCGAGGGCTTCGCCTTCGACTCCGATGCCGACCGGAAGAAGGTCACCGACCAGCTCAACAAGGACACGAAGAAGCTCTACGACCTCGTCTACGGCAAGGTCGACGGAGCGAACGGGAAGTTCGAGCTCAAGCTCTCCGACGTCGCCACCGGAGCCTCCGACCTCATGGAAGAGGTCGCCCTGTCGAAGATCGGCGGTGAGGAGGAGACCTTCTCCCACACCGACCTCTACGACTTCAAGGCCAATGTCGAAGGCGCCGAGGTGGCCTACGGCAACGTCGAGAAGCTCGTCGAAGACCAGGACCCCGACCTGGCGAAGCGGATCACGCACAACTTCGACAAGGTCAACACGCTGCTGAAGAAGCAGCAGGACGGCAAGGACGACGACGGCAACGTCCTCTACCAGGACTACGCGAAGGTCGCGACCGTGCAGAAGGACGCCGGTGAGGCGCCGAAGGACACCGACTACACGAAGACTCAGCAGGAGTTCTCCGATGCCGTGAACGCACTGAGCGAGCCGCTGTCCAAGGTCGCCGGGACGGTGCTGCACTGA
- the efeB gene encoding iron uptake transporter deferrochelatase/peroxidase subunit, which produces MEPAGKDQESSGRFRGIDRRHLFTLGGAAGALGLAGLGGGAIGYGLRASKQDQPSATELRYPFRGTVQQGILTPAQDNMYTAAFDVTDEDIDSLKFLLEDWTVAAEQMTAGELVGGAPNANREFPPEDSGEAWGYPASGLTITFGFGRSLFVDDQGRDRFGFAERMPPVLRDGVPKFANEALRKDASDGDLLIQACANDPQVAVHAIRNLTRIAFGTAKLRWGQIGYGRTSSTSTAQETPRNLFGFKDGTNNIKSENGDKELAKQLWVQSGDDDASDAWMTGGTYFMARKIHMYLEIWDRVSLAEQEDIIGRDKRYGAPQSVASPDAEAEFTPLDFAAKNGQGDTAIDPRAHVAIVAPEHNHGAMMLRRGYNYTDGNDSLGRLDAGLFFIAFVRDPRTQFYPILKTMADKDLLTEYLQHQASALFAIPPGIGESDTMVGQKLFG; this is translated from the coding sequence GTGGAACCGGCCGGAAAGGACCAAGAATCCTCCGGCCGGTTTCGCGGCATCGACCGCAGACATCTCTTCACCCTCGGCGGTGCCGCCGGAGCCCTCGGCCTCGCCGGTCTCGGCGGAGGCGCCATCGGCTACGGGCTCCGCGCGTCGAAGCAGGACCAACCGTCTGCCACCGAGCTGCGCTACCCGTTCCGGGGCACGGTCCAGCAGGGGATCCTCACTCCGGCACAGGACAACATGTACACGGCGGCATTCGACGTCACCGACGAGGACATCGACTCACTGAAGTTCCTCCTCGAGGACTGGACCGTCGCGGCCGAACAGATGACTGCCGGCGAACTCGTCGGCGGCGCCCCGAACGCCAACCGCGAGTTCCCACCCGAAGACTCGGGTGAGGCATGGGGCTATCCGGCCAGCGGACTGACTATCACCTTCGGCTTCGGCCGTTCCCTGTTCGTCGACGATCAGGGCCGAGACCGCTTCGGATTCGCCGAGAGGATGCCGCCAGTGTTGCGCGACGGCGTGCCGAAGTTCGCCAACGAGGCGCTGCGCAAGGATGCCTCGGACGGAGACCTCCTCATTCAGGCCTGCGCGAACGATCCGCAGGTGGCCGTCCATGCCATCCGCAATCTCACCCGCATCGCCTTCGGCACCGCGAAGCTGCGCTGGGGTCAGATCGGCTACGGACGCACCTCGTCGACGTCGACTGCGCAGGAGACGCCGCGCAACCTCTTCGGGTTCAAGGACGGGACGAACAATATCAAGTCCGAAAACGGGGACAAGGAGCTTGCGAAGCAGCTGTGGGTGCAGTCCGGTGACGATGACGCCTCGGATGCGTGGATGACCGGCGGCACCTATTTCATGGCCCGCAAGATCCACATGTATCTGGAGATCTGGGACCGGGTCTCCCTCGCCGAGCAGGAAGACATCATCGGCCGCGACAAACGCTACGGGGCCCCACAATCGGTGGCCTCACCGGATGCGGAAGCGGAGTTCACCCCGCTGGACTTCGCGGCGAAGAACGGTCAGGGTGACACGGCCATCGACCCTCGCGCGCACGTCGCGATCGTCGCTCCCGAGCACAATCACGGCGCGATGATGCTCCGCCGCGGATACAACTACACCGATGGCAACGATTCGCTCGGCCGCCTCGACGCCGGTCTGTTCTTCATCGCCTTCGTCCGGGACCCGCGCACCCAGTTCTACCCGATCCTCAAGACCATGGCGGACAAGGATCTGCTCACCGAGTACCTCCAGCACCAGGCCTCGGCGCTGTTCGCGATCCCACCGGGAATCGGCGAGTCGGACACCATGGTCGGCCAGAAGCTCTTCGGTTGA
- the rplI gene encoding 50S ribosomal protein L9: MPNRKVILNQEVDGLGAAGDVVEVRAGYARNLLLPRGWASAWSAGAEKHIEALRKARQAKQIADHDEAVKVKGELESTTSRIEMKAGKNGRLFGAVTPALVAEALHTATGRDFDRRQVALTGHVKTPGSYNAVVRVSDEITAKIKFEVIGKA, translated from the coding sequence ATGCCTAACCGCAAAGTGATTCTCAACCAGGAAGTCGACGGCCTCGGTGCCGCCGGCGATGTCGTCGAGGTTCGTGCCGGATACGCACGCAACCTGCTGCTGCCCCGTGGCTGGGCATCCGCATGGTCCGCAGGCGCGGAGAAGCACATCGAGGCTCTCCGCAAGGCCCGCCAGGCCAAGCAGATCGCCGACCACGATGAAGCAGTGAAGGTCAAGGGCGAACTCGAGTCGACCACGTCTCGCATCGAGATGAAGGCCGGCAAGAACGGTCGCCTCTTCGGCGCCGTCACCCCTGCCCTCGTGGCAGAGGCCCTGCACACGGCCACCGGTCGCGATTTCGATCGCCGTCAGGTCGCTCTGACCGGTCACGTCAAGACTCCCGGCAGCTACAACGCTGTTGTGCGCGTCAGCGACGAGATCACCGCGAAGATCAAGTTCGAGGTCATCGGCAAGGCCTGA
- the rpsR gene encoding 30S ribosomal protein S18 encodes MAKPEIRKPIKKKANPLKKGEAANIHYKDTATLRKFISDRGKIRARRVTGVTVQEQRVIAKAVKNAREMALLPYSSSAR; translated from the coding sequence ATGGCCAAGCCAGAGATCCGGAAGCCGATCAAGAAGAAGGCTAATCCGCTCAAGAAGGGCGAAGCGGCGAACATCCACTACAAGGACACCGCTACGCTCCGTAAGTTCATTTCCGACCGCGGCAAGATCCGTGCACGTCGTGTCACCGGTGTGACCGTGCAGGAACAGCGCGTCATCGCAAAGGCTGTCAAGAACGCCCGCGAGATGGCACTTCTGCCCTACTCGAGCTCAGCTCGCTGA
- a CDS encoding single-stranded DNA-binding protein: protein MAGETVITVVGNLTSDPELRFTPNGAAVANFTVASTPRIFDRQANEFKDGETLFLRCSVWREMGENVAESLTRGSRVIVQGRLKSRSFETKEGEKRTVMELDVDEVGPSLRRATAQVTKNNPGGGGNFGGGGNFGGGQGGGGQQGGFGNQQSSGWGNNPQGGQQGNPQGGQRQGGYSQGNNGPADDPWASSNPQSGNGGWGNPGADEPPF from the coding sequence ATGGCAGGCGAAACAGTCATCACGGTCGTCGGGAACCTCACCAGCGATCCCGAACTGCGCTTCACACCCAACGGTGCTGCAGTCGCAAACTTCACCGTGGCCTCGACGCCGCGTATCTTCGACCGTCAGGCCAACGAGTTCAAGGACGGGGAGACCCTGTTCCTCCGCTGCTCGGTCTGGCGTGAAATGGGAGAGAACGTCGCCGAATCGCTCACGCGCGGTAGCCGGGTCATCGTTCAGGGCCGACTGAAGTCCCGGTCCTTCGAAACCAAGGAAGGCGAGAAGCGCACCGTCATGGAACTGGACGTCGACGAAGTCGGCCCCAGCCTGCGACGGGCCACCGCCCAGGTGACGAAGAACAACCCCGGCGGCGGAGGAAACTTCGGTGGCGGCGGAAACTTCGGCGGAGGCCAGGGCGGAGGCGGCCAGCAGGGCGGCTTCGGCAACCAGCAGTCCTCCGGATGGGGCAACAACCCGCAGGGCGGCCAGCAGGGCAACCCGCAGGGCGGTCAGCGCCAGGGCGGCTACAGCCAGGGCAACAACGGTCCCGCCGATGACCCGTGGGCATCATCGAATCCACAGAGCGGCAACGGCGGCTGGGGCAATCCCGGCGCCGATGAACCCCCGTTCTGA
- the rpsF gene encoding 30S ribosomal protein S6, with amino-acid sequence MRKYELMLILDNDLEERTLADTVNNLIKVVPAENGTVDNVDIWGRRRFAYEIQKKSEGYYVVVDFHAEPATTKELDRQLGLNESVLRTKILRPDAK; translated from the coding sequence ATGCGTAAGTACGAGCTCATGCTCATTCTTGATAACGACCTCGAAGAGCGGACGCTGGCTGACACCGTGAACAACCTGATCAAGGTTGTCCCGGCTGAGAACGGCACCGTCGACAACGTGGATATCTGGGGACGTCGTCGCTTCGCGTACGAGATCCAGAAGAAGTCCGAAGGCTACTACGTCGTGGTTGATTTCCACGCCGAGCCCGCAACGACCAAGGAACTCGATCGTCAGCTCGGACTCAACGAGTCCGTTCTGCGCACGAAGATCCTCCGCCCGGACGCCAAGTAA